The Gasterosteus aculeatus chromosome 17, fGasAcu3.hap1.1, whole genome shotgun sequence genome includes a window with the following:
- the kif21b gene encoding kinesin-like protein KIF21B isoform X3 gives MSLIPSWKTLFHDASGPERGPKSAAVLFLQHHKDMWIRPQMAKEKIEGCHVCTLVTPGEPQVLLGKDKAFTYDFVLDIDSEQQHIYQACVYNLIEGCFEGYNATVFAYGQTGSGKTYTMGTGFDMSLGQHEQGIIPRAVHQLFDGIKNNRARAQEAGIQPPEFKVSAQFLELYNEEVLDLFGESRDPENRSRKSNIKIHEDASGSIYTTGVTSRLVNSEEELLQCLKLGALSRTTASTQMNATSSRSHAIFTIHLCQMRVCQRAQMQNGGGEVNGELSGVNSGPITQPEFETLMAKFHFVDLAGSERLKRTGATGERAREGISINCGLLALGNVISALGDQIKKGGHVPYRDSKLTRLLQDSLGGNSRTVMIACVSPSDRDFMETLNTLKYANRARNIRNKVVVNQDKTSQQISALRAEIARLQMELMEYKAGKRVAGDDGSEGYSDMFQENAMLQRENDTMRLRVKAMQETIDHLNTRVTHLVANQVSSLLTKSSEGNEEIGALIQNYIREVEELRTKLLESEAMNESLRRQAARLSSRPLFPSSTLSPTPGHPPGSSPASLSMEAEMTDVLRRAKRDIERLKKKERRQRRLSPDMEKGLKKRVKLHTRENGENRRSNDNRQNGQNGEIDSDDNYTEDVMSPLQEESGCEDEEGEDEEEGREEDEDEFDSDESLVDSDSDSEKANFQADLADLTCEIEIKQKLMDELENSQRRLLMLKLQYEEKLILLQNKIRDTQLERDRVLQNLMSMENYTEDKANRIKQDYEKRLKEMNRDLLKLQVAQKEHARLLKNQGRYEGELKKLQTEVNDMKKAKVTLMKQMKEEQLRRRMVEAKRNREIAQLKKEQRRQEYQIRSLESQKRQQEQVLRRKTQEVSALRRLAKPMSDRVAGRVARWNQATAVPDSGAELSAGTTASSSEPESGRSVSGLVRQWNNKNNVFGYLAESEGSMDGTRVIRKKLQRKPAGQGSPAATSRATSFSKSARQKWQALERRIIDIVMQRMTIGNVEADMDRLIKKREELTVQQESLSHKRQVLMADGEGPEAEDRLLQEINEDIEVLNANIDYINDSLSDCQATIVQIEETKDELDSVDTSVVISSCSLAEARHLLDHFLKASIDKSLQVAQKEAQIRLLEGQLKQTDVIGSSHNHIILDALREKAEYIPELQALIHNVQQENGYASTDEEPSEFSQASDSSVQIKESNSQDDFKIKFEPRLSAQMKAVSAEYLGPILDHSSGSKQQYITKSLASLTDIQEDSLSLGKATLGLSLALRDPFHRDRVSRTISLPVRGHTFPRQSRGYDTSPLTRRKSYDRAYRPTDGYTPPSSPPLRTRNDRNVFSRLTSNQAQGSALDKGVINPIGGVKGGRTAPLQCVSVAEGHSKAVLCVDATDELLFTGSKDRTCKMWNLVTGQEIVTLKGHPNNVVSVKYCPSSCLVFSVSTSYIKVWDIRDSAKCVRTLTSSGQVVPGDVCAGATTRTITFAQGECQINQIALNPSGSVLYAAAGNTVRMWDLNRMHGMGKLIGHIGSVMCLTVGLSLLGKDQVITGSKDHYVKVFDVAEGMVGNIGPAHNFEPPHYDGIECLAVHGDVLFSGSRDNGIKKWDLQHQELTQQIPNAHKDWVCALAHVPGRPMLLSACRGGLLKVWNVDNFTPIGEVRGHESPINAICTNSRQIFTASSDCRVKLWSYVPGLTPCLPRRVLAIKGRATSLP, from the exons ATGTCTTTAATTCCTTCCTGGAAGACCCTCTTCCACGACGCCTCGGGCCCTGAAAGAGGGCCAAAGAGTGCTGCTGTCCTTTTTCTGCAGCACCATAAAGACATGTG GATTCGTCCTCAGATGGCCAAGGAGAAGATAGAGGGCTGTCATGTATGCACGCTCGTCACACCCGGAGAACCACAAGTCCTTCTGGGTAAAGACAAAGCTTTCACTTATGACTTTGTGCTCGACATCGACtctgagcagcagcacatctACCAGGCCTGCGTTTACAACCTCATCGAGGGCTGTTTCGAGGGCTACAACGCCACTGTTTTTGCTTATGGACAG ACGGGCTCGGGGAAAACCTACACCATGGGGACGGGTTTCGATATGAGCCTGGGCCAGCATGAGCAGGGCATCATACCGCGGGCTGTTCACCAGCTGTTTGATGGGATCAAGAACAATAGGGCACGCGCCCAGGAGGCCGGCATCCAGCCACCCGAGTTTAAAGTCAGCGCCCAGTTCCTAGAG TTGTACAACGAAGAGGTCCTGGACTTGTTTGGCGAATCCAGAGATCCAGAGAATCGGAGCAGGAAGTCCAACATTAAGATCCATGAAGACGCCAGTGGCAGCATTTACACCACTGGAGTCACTTCTAGACTGGTGAactcggaggaggag ctgctgcagtgccTGAAGCTCGGCGCTTTGTCCCGCACCACAGCCAGCACCCAGATGAACGCCACCAGCTCCCGCTCCCATGCCATCTTCACCATCCACCTTTGTCAGATGAGAGTGTGCCAGCGGGCTCAAATG CAGAACGGTGGAGGTGAGGTGAACGGAGAGTTGAGCGGCGTGAACTCTGGCCCCATCACTCAGCCGGAGTTCGAGACTCTTATGGCCAAGTTTCACTTTGTAGACCTCGCTGGCTCTGAGAGGCTGAAACGCACAGGAGCCACAGGAGAGAGAGCCCGTGAGGGGATCTCCATCAACTGTGGACTG TTGGCGCTGGGAAACGTGATCAGTGCTTTAGGGGACCAGATCAAGAAGGGAGGACACGTCCCTTACAGAGACTCCAAACTCACTCGTCTACTACAGGACTCACTGGGAGGCAACAG TCGCACGGTGATGATCGCCTGCGTCAGTCCGTCAGACCGCGACTTCATGGAGACACTGAACACGTTAAAGTATGCGAACCGGGCCAGGAACATCAGGAACAAGGTGGTAGTGAACCAAGACAAGACCAGCCAACAGATCAGCGCCCTGCGTGCCGAGATAGCCCGACTTCAGATGGAACTGATGGAGtacaaggcg GGGAAGCGTGTGGCTGGGGATGATGGTTCAGAGGGCTACAGCGACATGTTTCAGGAGAATGCAATGCTGCAGAGGGAAAATGATACAATGAGGCTCAGGGTGAAGGCCATGCAGGAGACCATTGACCACCTCAACACCCGCGTAACACATCTGGTGGCCAATCAGGTCAGCAGTCTGCTGACCAAGTCAA GTGAGGGAAATGAGGAGATTGGTGCGTTGATACAGAACTACATTCGAGAGGTTGAAGAACTTAG AACCAAGCTCCTTGAGAGCGAGGCTATGAATGAGTCTTTGCGACGGCAGGCAGCTAGACTTTCCTCGCGTCCCCTGTTCCCTTCTTCCACTCTAAGTCCCACCCCTGGTCACCCCCCTGGCTCCTCCCCTGCTTCATTATCTATGGAGGCTGAGATGACGGATGTGTTGCGCCGGGCCAAGCGGGACATCGAgaggctgaagaagaaggagaggaggcagagaCGATTGAG TCCAGATATGGAGAAAGGTCTGAAGAAGCGCGTGAAACTGCACACTCGCGAGAATGGAGAGAATAGGCGCAGTAATGATAACAGACAAAACGGACAGAATGGAGAGATCGATTCAGATGACAATTACACTGAG gATGTCATGTCCCCGTTGCAGGAGGAGAGTGGTTGTGaagatgaggagggggaggatgaggaggaaggcagGGAAGAAGACGAGGACGAGTTTGACAGCGACGAGAGCCTGGTGGATTCAGACTCGGACTCTGAGAAAG CCAACTTCCAGGCGGACCTGGCTGATCTGACCTGCGAGATCGAGATCAAACAGAAGCTGATGGACGAGCTGGAGAACAGCCAGCGGAGGCTACTGATGCTGAAGCTGCAGTACGAGGAGAAGCTCATTCTACTGCAAAACAAGATCCGAGACACTCAGCTGGAGAGAGACCGCGTTCTGCAGAATCTCA TGTCCATGGAGAACTACACGGAGGACAAGGCCAACAGGATCAAGCAGGACTATGAGAAGCGTCTCAAGGAGATGAACCGAGATCTGCTGAAGCTACAGGTGGCACAGAAAGAGCATGCGCGTCTCCTCAAAAACCAGGGGAGGTACGAAGGGGAGCTGAAGAAACTCCAGACAGAGGTCAACGATATGAAGAAAGCCAAG GTGACGCTGATGAAGCAAAtgaaggaggagcagctgaggaggaggatggtcgAGGCAAAAAGGAACAGGGAGATCGCTCAACTCAAGAAGGAGCAGCGCCGCCAAGAG TACCAGATACGTTCACTGGAGTCTCAGAAGCGACAGCAGGAGCAGGTGCTTCGCAGAAAGACCCAGGAGGTGAGCGCTCTGCGGCGCCTGGCCAAGCCCATGTCGGACCGCGTGGCTGGGAGAGTGGCCCGCTGGAACCAGGCCACCGCGGTTCCTGACTCTGGAGCCGAGTTATCGGCCGGCACTACAGCGAGCAGCTCTGAACCCGAGAGTGGGAGGAGTGTGAGCGGGCTGGTGAGGCAGtggaacaacaaaaacaatgtctttGGATACCTGGCGGAGAGCGAAGGCAGCATGGATGGGACCAGGGTGATTAG GAAGAAGTTGCAGCGTAAGCCAGCAGGTCAGGGCAGCCCTGCAGCGACGAGCCGAGCTACCAGCTTCTCTAAGTCTGCCCGTCAGAAGTGGCAGGCACTTGAGCGTCGCATTATCGACATTGTCATGCAGAGAATGACCATCGGCAATGTGGAGGCTGACATGGACCGCCTCATCAAG AAGCGAGAGGAGCTGACAGTCCAGCAGGAATCACTCTCACATAAGAGGCAGGTACTAATGGCGGATGGGGAGGGGCCAGAAGCAGAAGACCGCCTCCTTCAAGAAATCAATGAGGACATTGAGGTGCTGAACGCCAACATAGACTACATCAACGACAGCCTGTCTGACTGCCAGGCCACCATTGTACAGATAGAGGAAACCAAG GATGAGCTGGACTCTGTTGACACATCAGTGGTGATCAGCTCTTGTTCTCTGGCTGAAGcgcgccacctgctggaccaCTTCCTGAAGGCTTCCATAGACAAA AGTTTACAGGTGGCTCAGAAGGAGGCTCAGATCCGCCTGCTGGAGGGTCAGCTGAAACAGACAGATGTGATTGGCTCATCTCACAATCACATAATCCTTGATGCTCTGAGAGAAAAGGCAGAATACATCCCTGAACTTCAAGCTCTCATCCACAACGTGCAGCAGG AGAATGGTTATGCCAGCACAGATGAGGAGCCCTCTGAGTTCAGCCAAGCCTCTGAcagcag TGTACAAATAAAAGAATCCAACAGCCAAgatgatttcaaaataaag TTTGAGCCTCGTCTGTCAGCTCAGATGAAAGCGGTGTCTGCGGAGTATTTGGGTCCCATTCTGGATCATTCATCAGGCAGCAAGCAGCAGTACATCACCAAGTCTCTGGCCTCTCTGACCGACATCCAGGAGGACAGCCTAAGCCTTGGGAAAGCCACTCTGGGGCTCAGCCTTGCCCTACGAGACCCCTTCCACAGGGACCGGGTGTCTCGCACAATCAGCCTTCCTGTCAGGGGACACACCTT tcccaGGCAGTCTCGGGGTTATGATACTTCCCCTCTAACAAGGAGGAAATCTTACGACCGTGCATACAG GCCCACTGACGGTtacactcccccctcctcccctcctctaaGGACCAGGAACGACCGCAATGTCTTCTCAAGGCTCACCAGCAACCAAGCGCAAGGTTCTGCTCTGGACAA GGGTGTGATCAATCCCATCGGGGGTGTGAAGGGGGGTCGGACAGCGCCCCTGCAGTGTGTTTCTGTTGCTGAGGGCCACTCAAAGGCGGTCCTGTGTGTGGATGCCACAGATGAGCTGCTATTCACTGGATCTAAAG ATCGCACATGTAAGATGTGGAACCTGGTAACGGGTCAGGAGATAGTCACACTCAAAGGCCACCCAAACAACGTGGTGTCTGTGAAATATTGTCCTTCCTCCTGTCTGGTCTTCTCCGTCTCCACATCCTACATCAAGGTGTGGGACATCCGCGACTCTGCCAAGTGTGTCCGCACGCTTAC TTCATCGGGGCAGGTGGTTCCGGGTGATGTATGTGCGGGCGCCACCACGCGCACCATAACCTTTGCTCAGGGTGAGTGTCAGATTAACCAGATAGCCCTCAACCCTTCAGGATCAGTGCTCTACGCTGCTGCTGGAAACACTGTTCGCATGTGGGACCTCAACag gatGCATGGAATGGGGAAGCTGATAGGCCACATCGGCTCTGTCATGTGCCTGACAGTGGGACTGTCTCTGCTGGGCAAAGACCAAGTAATCACTGGATCCAAAGACCATTATGTCAAG GTGTTTGACGTGGCAGAGGGAATGGTGGGTAACATCGGCCCTGCTCATAACTTTGAGCCTCCCCATTATGATGGCATTGAGTGTTTGGCTGTACATGGAGACGTGCTGTTCAGTGGGTCGCGCGACAACGGCATTAAAAAATGGGATCTACAGCACCAGGAACTCACTCAG
- the kif21b gene encoding kinesin-like protein KIF21B isoform X6: MASQGDCCVKVALRIRPQMAKEKIEGCHVCTLVTPGEPQVLLGKDKAFTYDFVLDIDSEQQHIYQACVYNLIEGCFEGYNATVFAYGQTGSGKTYTMGTGFDMSLGQHEQGIIPRAVHQLFDGIKNNRARAQEAGIQPPEFKVSAQFLELYNEEVLDLFGESRDPENRSRKSNIKIHEDASGSIYTTGVTSRLVNSEEELLQCLKLGALSRTTASTQMNATSSRSHAIFTIHLCQMRVCQRAQMNGGGEVNGELSGVNSGPITQPEFETLMAKFHFVDLAGSERLKRTGATGERAREGISINCGLLALGNVISALGDQIKKGGHVPYRDSKLTRLLQDSLGGNSRTVMIACVSPSDRDFMETLNTLKYANRARNIRNKVVVNQDKTSQQISALRAEIARLQMELMEYKAGKRVAGDDGSEGYSDMFQENAMLQRENDTMRLRVKAMQETIDHLNTRVTHLVANQVSSLLTKSSEGNEEIGALIQNYIREVEELRTKLLESEAMNESLRRQAARLSSRPLFPSSTLSPTPGHPPGSSPASLSMEAEMTDVLRRAKRDIERLKKKERRQRRLSPDMEKGLKKRVKLHTRENGENRRSNDNRQNGQNGEIDSDDNYTEDVMSPLQEESGCEDEEGEDEEEGREEDEDEFDSDESLVDSDSDSEKANFQADLADLTCEIEIKQKLMDELENSQRRLLMLKLQYEEKLILLQNKIRDTQLERDRVLQNLMSMENYTEDKANRIKQDYEKRLKEMNRDLLKLQVAQKEHARLLKNQGRYEGELKKLQTEVNDMKKAKVTLMKQMKEEQLRRRMVEAKRNREIAQLKKEQRRQEYQIRSLESQKRQQEQVLRRKTQEVSALRRLAKPMSDRVAGRVARWNQATAVPDSGAELSAGTTASSSEPESGRSVSGLVRQWNNKNNVFGYLAESEGSMDGTRVIRKKLQRKPAGQGSPAATSRATSFSKSARQKWQALERRIIDIVMQRMTIGNVEADMDRLIKKREELTVQQESLSHKRQVLMADGEGPEAEDRLLQEINEDIEVLNANIDYINDSLSDCQATIVQIEETKDELDSVDTSVVISSCSLAEARHLLDHFLKASIDKSLQVAQKEAQIRLLEGQLKQTDVIGSSHNHIILDALREKAEYIPELQALIHNVQQENGYASTDEEPSEFSQASDSSVQIKESNSQDDFKIKFEPRLSAQMKAVSAEYLGPILDHSSGSKQQYITKSLASLTDIQEDSLSLGKATLGLSLALRDPFHRDRVSRTISLPVRGHTFPRQSRGYDTSPLTRRKSYDRAYRPTDGYTPPSSPPLRTRNDRNVFSRLTSNQAQGSALDKSDDSDSSLSEVLRGVINPIGGVKGGRTAPLQCVSVAEGHSKAVLCVDATDELLFTGSKDRTCKMWNLVTGQEIVTLKGHPNNVVSVKYCPSSCLVFSVSTSYIKVWDIRDSAKCVRTLTSSGQVVPGDVCAGATTRTITFAQGECQINQIALNPSGSVLYAAAGNTVRMWDLNRMHGMGKLIGHIGSVMCLTVGLSLLGKDQVITGSKDHYVKVFDVAEGMVGNIGPAHNFEPPHYDGIECLAVHGDVLFSGSRDNGIKKWDLQHQELTQQIPNAHKDWVCALAHVPGRPMLLSACRGGLLKVWNVDNFTPIGEVRGHESPINAICTNSRQIFTASSDCRVKLWSYVPGLTPCLPRRVLAIKGRATSLP; this comes from the exons GATTCGTCCTCAGATGGCCAAGGAGAAGATAGAGGGCTGTCATGTATGCACGCTCGTCACACCCGGAGAACCACAAGTCCTTCTGGGTAAAGACAAAGCTTTCACTTATGACTTTGTGCTCGACATCGACtctgagcagcagcacatctACCAGGCCTGCGTTTACAACCTCATCGAGGGCTGTTTCGAGGGCTACAACGCCACTGTTTTTGCTTATGGACAG ACGGGCTCGGGGAAAACCTACACCATGGGGACGGGTTTCGATATGAGCCTGGGCCAGCATGAGCAGGGCATCATACCGCGGGCTGTTCACCAGCTGTTTGATGGGATCAAGAACAATAGGGCACGCGCCCAGGAGGCCGGCATCCAGCCACCCGAGTTTAAAGTCAGCGCCCAGTTCCTAGAG TTGTACAACGAAGAGGTCCTGGACTTGTTTGGCGAATCCAGAGATCCAGAGAATCGGAGCAGGAAGTCCAACATTAAGATCCATGAAGACGCCAGTGGCAGCATTTACACCACTGGAGTCACTTCTAGACTGGTGAactcggaggaggag ctgctgcagtgccTGAAGCTCGGCGCTTTGTCCCGCACCACAGCCAGCACCCAGATGAACGCCACCAGCTCCCGCTCCCATGCCATCTTCACCATCCACCTTTGTCAGATGAGAGTGTGCCAGCGGGCTCAAATG AACGGTGGAGGTGAGGTGAACGGAGAGTTGAGCGGCGTGAACTCTGGCCCCATCACTCAGCCGGAGTTCGAGACTCTTATGGCCAAGTTTCACTTTGTAGACCTCGCTGGCTCTGAGAGGCTGAAACGCACAGGAGCCACAGGAGAGAGAGCCCGTGAGGGGATCTCCATCAACTGTGGACTG TTGGCGCTGGGAAACGTGATCAGTGCTTTAGGGGACCAGATCAAGAAGGGAGGACACGTCCCTTACAGAGACTCCAAACTCACTCGTCTACTACAGGACTCACTGGGAGGCAACAG TCGCACGGTGATGATCGCCTGCGTCAGTCCGTCAGACCGCGACTTCATGGAGACACTGAACACGTTAAAGTATGCGAACCGGGCCAGGAACATCAGGAACAAGGTGGTAGTGAACCAAGACAAGACCAGCCAACAGATCAGCGCCCTGCGTGCCGAGATAGCCCGACTTCAGATGGAACTGATGGAGtacaaggcg GGGAAGCGTGTGGCTGGGGATGATGGTTCAGAGGGCTACAGCGACATGTTTCAGGAGAATGCAATGCTGCAGAGGGAAAATGATACAATGAGGCTCAGGGTGAAGGCCATGCAGGAGACCATTGACCACCTCAACACCCGCGTAACACATCTGGTGGCCAATCAGGTCAGCAGTCTGCTGACCAAGTCAA GTGAGGGAAATGAGGAGATTGGTGCGTTGATACAGAACTACATTCGAGAGGTTGAAGAACTTAG AACCAAGCTCCTTGAGAGCGAGGCTATGAATGAGTCTTTGCGACGGCAGGCAGCTAGACTTTCCTCGCGTCCCCTGTTCCCTTCTTCCACTCTAAGTCCCACCCCTGGTCACCCCCCTGGCTCCTCCCCTGCTTCATTATCTATGGAGGCTGAGATGACGGATGTGTTGCGCCGGGCCAAGCGGGACATCGAgaggctgaagaagaaggagaggaggcagagaCGATTGAG TCCAGATATGGAGAAAGGTCTGAAGAAGCGCGTGAAACTGCACACTCGCGAGAATGGAGAGAATAGGCGCAGTAATGATAACAGACAAAACGGACAGAATGGAGAGATCGATTCAGATGACAATTACACTGAG gATGTCATGTCCCCGTTGCAGGAGGAGAGTGGTTGTGaagatgaggagggggaggatgaggaggaaggcagGGAAGAAGACGAGGACGAGTTTGACAGCGACGAGAGCCTGGTGGATTCAGACTCGGACTCTGAGAAAG CCAACTTCCAGGCGGACCTGGCTGATCTGACCTGCGAGATCGAGATCAAACAGAAGCTGATGGACGAGCTGGAGAACAGCCAGCGGAGGCTACTGATGCTGAAGCTGCAGTACGAGGAGAAGCTCATTCTACTGCAAAACAAGATCCGAGACACTCAGCTGGAGAGAGACCGCGTTCTGCAGAATCTCA TGTCCATGGAGAACTACACGGAGGACAAGGCCAACAGGATCAAGCAGGACTATGAGAAGCGTCTCAAGGAGATGAACCGAGATCTGCTGAAGCTACAGGTGGCACAGAAAGAGCATGCGCGTCTCCTCAAAAACCAGGGGAGGTACGAAGGGGAGCTGAAGAAACTCCAGACAGAGGTCAACGATATGAAGAAAGCCAAG GTGACGCTGATGAAGCAAAtgaaggaggagcagctgaggaggaggatggtcgAGGCAAAAAGGAACAGGGAGATCGCTCAACTCAAGAAGGAGCAGCGCCGCCAAGAG TACCAGATACGTTCACTGGAGTCTCAGAAGCGACAGCAGGAGCAGGTGCTTCGCAGAAAGACCCAGGAGGTGAGCGCTCTGCGGCGCCTGGCCAAGCCCATGTCGGACCGCGTGGCTGGGAGAGTGGCCCGCTGGAACCAGGCCACCGCGGTTCCTGACTCTGGAGCCGAGTTATCGGCCGGCACTACAGCGAGCAGCTCTGAACCCGAGAGTGGGAGGAGTGTGAGCGGGCTGGTGAGGCAGtggaacaacaaaaacaatgtctttGGATACCTGGCGGAGAGCGAAGGCAGCATGGATGGGACCAGGGTGATTAG GAAGAAGTTGCAGCGTAAGCCAGCAGGTCAGGGCAGCCCTGCAGCGACGAGCCGAGCTACCAGCTTCTCTAAGTCTGCCCGTCAGAAGTGGCAGGCACTTGAGCGTCGCATTATCGACATTGTCATGCAGAGAATGACCATCGGCAATGTGGAGGCTGACATGGACCGCCTCATCAAG AAGCGAGAGGAGCTGACAGTCCAGCAGGAATCACTCTCACATAAGAGGCAGGTACTAATGGCGGATGGGGAGGGGCCAGAAGCAGAAGACCGCCTCCTTCAAGAAATCAATGAGGACATTGAGGTGCTGAACGCCAACATAGACTACATCAACGACAGCCTGTCTGACTGCCAGGCCACCATTGTACAGATAGAGGAAACCAAG GATGAGCTGGACTCTGTTGACACATCAGTGGTGATCAGCTCTTGTTCTCTGGCTGAAGcgcgccacctgctggaccaCTTCCTGAAGGCTTCCATAGACAAA AGTTTACAGGTGGCTCAGAAGGAGGCTCAGATCCGCCTGCTGGAGGGTCAGCTGAAACAGACAGATGTGATTGGCTCATCTCACAATCACATAATCCTTGATGCTCTGAGAGAAAAGGCAGAATACATCCCTGAACTTCAAGCTCTCATCCACAACGTGCAGCAGG AGAATGGTTATGCCAGCACAGATGAGGAGCCCTCTGAGTTCAGCCAAGCCTCTGAcagcag TGTACAAATAAAAGAATCCAACAGCCAAgatgatttcaaaataaag TTTGAGCCTCGTCTGTCAGCTCAGATGAAAGCGGTGTCTGCGGAGTATTTGGGTCCCATTCTGGATCATTCATCAGGCAGCAAGCAGCAGTACATCACCAAGTCTCTGGCCTCTCTGACCGACATCCAGGAGGACAGCCTAAGCCTTGGGAAAGCCACTCTGGGGCTCAGCCTTGCCCTACGAGACCCCTTCCACAGGGACCGGGTGTCTCGCACAATCAGCCTTCCTGTCAGGGGACACACCTT tcccaGGCAGTCTCGGGGTTATGATACTTCCCCTCTAACAAGGAGGAAATCTTACGACCGTGCATACAG GCCCACTGACGGTtacactcccccctcctcccctcctctaaGGACCAGGAACGACCGCAATGTCTTCTCAAGGCTCACCAGCAACCAAGCGCAAGGTTCTGCTCTGGACAA GTCGGATGACAGCGACTCCTCGCTCTCCGAGGTGCTCAG GGGTGTGATCAATCCCATCGGGGGTGTGAAGGGGGGTCGGACAGCGCCCCTGCAGTGTGTTTCTGTTGCTGAGGGCCACTCAAAGGCGGTCCTGTGTGTGGATGCCACAGATGAGCTGCTATTCACTGGATCTAAAG ATCGCACATGTAAGATGTGGAACCTGGTAACGGGTCAGGAGATAGTCACACTCAAAGGCCACCCAAACAACGTGGTGTCTGTGAAATATTGTCCTTCCTCCTGTCTGGTCTTCTCCGTCTCCACATCCTACATCAAGGTGTGGGACATCCGCGACTCTGCCAAGTGTGTCCGCACGCTTAC TTCATCGGGGCAGGTGGTTCCGGGTGATGTATGTGCGGGCGCCACCACGCGCACCATAACCTTTGCTCAGGGTGAGTGTCAGATTAACCAGATAGCCCTCAACCCTTCAGGATCAGTGCTCTACGCTGCTGCTGGAAACACTGTTCGCATGTGGGACCTCAACag gatGCATGGAATGGGGAAGCTGATAGGCCACATCGGCTCTGTCATGTGCCTGACAGTGGGACTGTCTCTGCTGGGCAAAGACCAAGTAATCACTGGATCCAAAGACCATTATGTCAAG GTGTTTGACGTGGCAGAGGGAATGGTGGGTAACATCGGCCCTGCTCATAACTTTGAGCCTCCCCATTATGATGGCATTGAGTGTTTGGCTGTACATGGAGACGTGCTGTTCAGTGGGTCGCGCGACAACGGCATTAAAAAATGGGATCTACAGCACCAGGAACTCACTCAG